From Puniceicoccales bacterium:
CATTTTTTTGACATAGGCAATGATTGAATCGTCAATTTCATCGCCACCAATACGAATGCTTTGGGAAAATACAACGCCACTGAGCGACAAAATCGCAACCTCGGTGGTACCGCCGCCGATGTCAACAATCATACTCGCCGCCGGTTCATCTATGGGTAACCCAACTCCAATTGCCGCTGCCACAGGCTCTTGTAACAACAAAACATCCCGGGCTCCGGCATGAATGGCCGACTCCTTTACGGCCCGGCGTTCGACTTCGGTTATGCCCGATGGCACTGCAACTACAACCCGCGGAGGTATAAACTTAACGCTAGGCGATGCCTTGTTTATAAAATAACGCAGCATGGCTTCGGTGACATCAAAGTCGGCAATTACACCATCCTTCATAGGCCTTATGGCAGTGATATTGCCAGGAGTTCGGCCAAGCATACGCTTTGCTTCGAGACCAACGGCCCGGACTCGCCGCGAATTCGTATACACAGCCACCACACTCGGCTCTCTTATTATAATACCACGATCTTTGGCAAAAACAAGGGTATTAGCGGTTCCCAGGTCAATACCAATATCATGGGACAGAAATCCAAGCATTCTTCCAATGTTGTTTTTAAATTTTTGCAACAACCTCATCTATATAACTGTCAAGCAAAACAAATGCCTAGGACTATACAAAGTATTTTTGTTACTTTGCAAACATATTTATTAAATAAATCAGGAAACACACGGTGCAAACAAAATGGTGCTCAGAAAGGGACTCGAACCCTTACGCCCTGCGGCACCAGATCCTAAGTCTGGCGTGTCTGCCAATTCCACCACCTGAGCCTCCACCGGCCCTGAACCCTAAATTCGAACAGGGTTTTGTCGATAAAAAATTACTAAAGTCGACGTTCATTGTTATGACATAGGCCCTGGCGATGGAATTATATCTTCTACCAGGGCAATGACATCACTGACATTAACCCGGGATATGTCCACCACCGAAGCTGGATCATTGGATTTCTTTAAAATTTTTACCTGACCATCAAAAATTGGGCCCGTGCGCAGAGGGTTTGTCGGGCCATAGATCACCAGCACCGGGCATCCGGCCATGTTTGCCAGGTGAATTCCGCCGGTATCGTTGCCGATGGCCAGGGAGCAGGTGGCCAGTAGCTCCAGACATTCTATCAGCGAAGTCTTTCCAGCTAAATCTGTTACCGCACTACATCCGGAAAAATTATCTTTTATTGACCTGGTAATCTGCGCATCACCATCGGTGCCGATCAGCAAAATTTCATAGTCACAATGATTTTTTAACAATTCATCTATCAATTCGCACCATTTCCTAATCGGCCACCTTTTTTCCGGAAAATTTTCACTGCCACAGATCAACGCAATTTTTTTGGTTTTTGATCGATTATTTACCAATGGTGCCCTGGACACATGAGCGTTAAGTCCCATTGATTCGAAGAACTTTTGAATCACCAGCCGCTGATGAACGGATTCCGAATTCAGATCACTTGGCGGTTCCCAACACTCTGTTAGCAACGGCCGAATCCTGGGACGGTGGCCAATTCCAAAGATCCCTGGGCAGCCAATTATTCTCGCCTCCAGATCTCCGCGAAATGAATTTGTCAAAAGAATATAAAAATCCGGAAATAATTTTCTATGGTGAAAAAATTTACAAAAATACCAATACCAAAAACCCTTCTCTGGCAATGGAATATAGCCATCGCCAACGGAAAGATGTTTCAACAATTCGCAGAACTGTTTTTTGGCAATTATTGTAAGATAAGCATCTCTGCGAGAACGAGATACAGCTTTTACTACCGGCAGGGCCATCAGCACATCGCCAAGCCAGTTAGGAAACCTGATAAAAATCCGAGTTTTCCTCTCCAGTAAAGGCAAATCATCGATCCGCTTGGCCGAAACGTGCAAAAAACCACCGCCATCGTACTGGCTGCGCCACCGGTTATGCATCCAAAGCCAATCGGCACAAACCTCATCATCGGAGGCCAGGGTTTTCTCCAGCCAACGATTCATTGCAAAGGCCACCGGATTAGTACTATCAATTTGCAAATCAAGCTCTTGCAGACTACTTACAGCTTTCCACAATCCGGTCCTTCTGGGAAACAAAACGAAGACTCTGGCATTGAATTTTCGGTGAAAAATATCCGGCAACCCGGTACTGGATGCAATTCTTCCAAAAAATGTGGTCAACAGACCATTTTTCCCTGCATTTTGGTCAAACAACAGCCCAAGGATGCCGGCATTCCTGAGTATTTCCTTCGCCCGGAGCAACCCATTTTTTCTCGACAGCAGCCTGAAGCCAAACCTCTCTCTCCGATGTTTTATATAGGCTTCGACGTCCGGATTAGGAAAAGATCTGTACAGCACGCCGATTTTTGATGGATCCAGGCCAGGCAAATGCAGTGGTAAAGTTGTAACCGCCTCCAGGCATGAAAAATGCGGGACAAGTATTATGGTTGCCGCGTTTTTTTTTGAATAATTTTCGGCAAAATCCCTAACGGAAGAATCAATGGTAAAGCTCCTTTTTACCCTTTGCTCCGAAAACCACCGGCCGGCTATGGCCAGAAAGCCGAGCTCTATCATCCTGGCACAGCTAGTCTTAGCGATGTTTTTTTTCCAGGGAAAATTTTTATTAGGAAACGCATGGTCAAGGTTCGAGAGCAAAATCCTCCGCCGCCGATGGTAAAAATAGTAAACAAGCCGGCCACAAATCCAACAAACAAACGACACCAGCCATCCGGGCATTGCAGCCCCCAGGACTCCGACAAATCCTAATAAAAATCTGATTACCATCAGCTGGAAAGTTTCTTGAACAGCAGCGCCACATTCTGACCACCAAACCCGGAATTTTCACTTATGGCCACATTTATCTCCTTACTAAGTGCTTTATTTGGAACATAGTTAAGATCGCATTCCGGATCTGGAAATTCATAGTTTATCGTCGGTGGAATCCTGCCTGTCTGAATTGCTTTTACGCATACAATGGCCTCCACGCCGCCGGTTGCACCAAGCAAATGGCCGGTCATGCTCTTGGTTGAGCTTATCGGGATATTATTTGCCCGGTCACCAAAAACAGACTTCAGCGCCACGGTCTCGTATTTATCGTTGTATTTGGTCGACGTCCCGTGGGCATTTATATAATCGATATCCTTTTTAGACACAGCAGCTTCACGCATCACGACCTCTAGACATTCGGCCAGTCCAGCACCGGCGGGATGTGGAGCGGTTACATGAAAAGCATCGCTGCTGCAGTGATAACCGGCCAGCTCGCAGTATATTTTTGCCCCACGATTTTTTGCATGATCCAAAGTCTCAAGAACCAACATTCCTGCACCTTCACCCATCACAAACCCGTCTCTTTTGGCATCAAAAGGCCGACTGGCGCCGGTAGGGTTATCGTTAAACCCACTGCTCATGGCTTTCATCGAGCAAAACCCAGCAAAACCAAGGGCATTGAGGGCCGCCTCACTCCCTCCGGCAACCATAACATCGGCCTTGCCAAGTTTCATTATATTGTAAGCCTCTCCTATGGAATTAGCTCCGGAAGCACAGGCCGTCACCACCGATAGATTTGGTCCCATAAATCCCAGCTCTATGGCCACAACCCCCGAGGCCATATTGCATATCAATGACGGTATCATAAACGGCGAAACCTTGTTATGACCCAGCTGGTGAAATTTTCCAGCCTGGACCTCTATGGTGGTCATCCCGCCGATACCAGACCCGATCATCACGCCGGCCCTGGGTTTTTCATCCTCACCTAGAGATAATTTAGCGTCGTCCATTGCCCTGTGGGCAGCCGCAACGGCGAAATGCACAAAGCGATCATTTCTTTTAACATCCTTATGGTCCAGGTATTCATCCGGATTGAAGTCGACAATCTCTCCGCCGATTCGACAGGTGAACGGCGACGTATCGAAGGATTCTATTGCTTTTATGCCACTACGCCCCTTCAGCAACGAATCCCAGAACGAATCGACGTTTACCCCAAGCGATGTAATTACACCTAAGCCTGTCACAACCACTCGCACGTCATCAACAGACTTCGAACAACGTTCCAACACCTGAAACCTACTCTGTGTTTAATCTACTTTCTATATAATTCACAACATCCTTAACAGTTTGTAACCCTTCAGCGTCAGATTCTGGAATTTCGCCCTGCAATTCTGTCTTAAACTCGTCTTCAAAAGCCATTATCAGCTCCACTGTATCTAGAGAATCTGCTCCAAGATCGTCAAGAAATGATGCCTGGGGGACGACTTTATCCTCGCTAACACCAAGCTGATTAATAATAATATTTTTAACCCGTTGCTCTACAGTCTCATCAGCCATATTTTTTTATTTTGTAATTAAAATTAAAATATTCGAATGAAACGAATAGCTAGGATAAAAATTTTTCAAGTCAAGCGACTTCTTGCTATATATTATAAAACAAGAATGTATTCATAAAATTACGTAAAACAATTCAACTTTTCTTGACAAGAACTGCGCTATTCTAAGCCTACTGGCCATTCGCTCAGGTGGTGGAATTGGCAGACACGCTGTCTTCAGGCGGCAGTGCCGCAAGGCATAGGGGTTCGACTCCCCTCTTGAGCACCAATCATAGAAAAACGGAAAAATGGAAAAACCAAAAGGCAATGAACTGATAGATGAAGTACTTCGTTCGGCGGATTTGAGCGACCGAGCCTGGATGTTTTTGAACAAATACAAAAAACAAATTATCATTTGGACCACAGCATGTTGTGTGGTTTTGGCCACCCTAGGATTTTCTGTTGTTATATATAACAGCGAGATCGAGGCCATGCAAAATGCATTCACGAAACTGGAAACCGATGAGCAAAAACTGGCATTTGCGAAAAAATACAAATCAAAACAACTTGGTGGAATTGTGTTTATGGAACTTGCCGACCGGGCCTATAGAGCCGGAGACTTTGAAACCGCTGCCGGAATGTACAATGATGCCCGGGTTAGTCTAGGAAAGTCAATACCAGGTGGAAGAGCTGAGATCGGATATTCCATGGCGTTGCTAAGGGCTGGCAAAACCGACCTGGCGAAGCAAAGTTTACTGAAACTATCTCAGGAATCTTCTATGCCACAGGGCGCTAAAGCAGAAGCTCTTATGCTGTTAGCAAGACTGTTTTGTAGCCATAACGATAGGAAAAACGCCAACGCGGTAATAGAACAGGTAGCGTCAGGAAATTTTAGTAAAAATTGGAAAACCCGAGCAAAAGACCTTCGCCGTGAAATGGAAATATAGCGGAACAGCGAAACAATGGAACAGAGA
This genomic window contains:
- a CDS encoding rod shape-determining protein; protein product: MLGFLSHDIGIDLGTANTLVFAKDRGIIIREPSVVAVYTNSRRVRAVGLEAKRMLGRTPGNITAIRPMKDGVIADFDVTEAMLRYFINKASPSVKFIPPRVVVAVPSGITEVERRAVKESAIHAGARDVLLLQEPVAAAIGVGLPIDEPAASMIVDIGGGTTEVAILSLSGVVFSQSIRIGGDEIDDSIIAYVKKMYNLIIGERTAEDIKIKIGSAAPLDDELDMLIKGRDAIIGLPRTIKITSQEVRDAITGSVRGIVEVVKAALEKCPPELSADLVDRGIVLAGGGSMIRRLNVAISNATGLPVVVSDDPLSAVANGTGTVLQDLGLWLDEE
- the fabF gene encoding beta-ketoacyl-ACP synthase II produces the protein MLERCSKSVDDVRVVVTGLGVITSLGVNVDSFWDSLLKGRSGIKAIESFDTSPFTCRIGGEIVDFNPDEYLDHKDVKRNDRFVHFAVAAAHRAMDDAKLSLGEDEKPRAGVMIGSGIGGMTTIEVQAGKFHQLGHNKVSPFMIPSLICNMASGVVAIELGFMGPNLSVVTACASGANSIGEAYNIMKLGKADVMVAGGSEAALNALGFAGFCSMKAMSSGFNDNPTGASRPFDAKRDGFVMGEGAGMLVLETLDHAKNRGAKIYCELAGYHCSSDAFHVTAPHPAGAGLAECLEVVMREAAVSKKDIDYINAHGTSTKYNDKYETVALKSVFGDRANNIPISSTKSMTGHLLGATGGVEAIVCVKAIQTGRIPPTINYEFPDPECDLNYVPNKALSKEINVAISENSGFGGQNVALLFKKLSS
- a CDS encoding acyl carrier protein, which translates into the protein MADETVEQRVKNIIINQLGVSEDKVVPQASFLDDLGADSLDTVELIMAFEDEFKTELQGEIPESDAEGLQTVKDVVNYIESRLNTE